From the Lathyrus oleraceus cultivar Zhongwan6 chromosome 3, CAAS_Psat_ZW6_1.0, whole genome shotgun sequence genome, the window CTGACTAATTAGAGTTATAATTTGATCATGTCAGAGTTGTCAATTGAGTATTTTAAAGTATTTTAAAATACTTTAGagtcattttatttattttgagtAATTCTGACATGCTTAGAATTGTCAGATTTGTTTTCAAATTGTTTAGAATTAAATCTAGTGAActttattttataataataataataataataataataataataataataataataataataataataagttattattattaattaaaatattttaaaattgaGTTGGAGATATTTATTCATTAGAGTTATTTTAGAGTTGTAGAAATTGTTAAAGAGTTGTTTAGAGTTCGCCTTGAGCACTCTGTCGAGTGAGAGTCAAGAATTGTTAATCTTAAATGAGTTGCGGgtataaaataaattaattattacTCTGTTGCTATATTTCGAGCTTTTGTTAAATTGAAGTGTAAGTTGGAGTTATTGAGTAATAATATAATTTTAGtctattatttttaatataattattGATATTTAATTATATAGTATTCTTTTCGAGTTGTGTAGTTTAGAGAGAACTATTGTGTTGGTCTGGCATTGGCAAATTGTGGTTCAAAGGGAACCTTGTCCAAATAGGACTTTGTTCAGAGAGATTATTTTGCGAGATTACGAGTATTTATCTGTTGATTGATTTTGAGTTATGGTTGACATTATATGTTCATACATTCATGTATATTGGAGATAGATCTGACTTCGGTCCAACGAGGTCTAGTGCTCAGAGAGAGCCAATGACTAGGTCTAGTGCTCAGAGAGAGCCAGTGACAGTCTCCCTGTTCAGAGAGAATATTTTCCATAGAGGAATTGGAGACATGGATAATCCCGTAAAATAACTCGGACATCCAAActtttggtaccacatgcattttTGGAGGAAAAGTACATTGCATTAATACATTGCATTGtgatatgttgttgttgtttgtgtaTGATTGTGTTATGTCTATGTATGTTATCCTTGTTGACTAATACACCAATAACTTCTGTAAAGTTATTCTCATCCTTTTCTGTTGTTGTGTGGCTCGTTATACCTATGTTGCAGATACAGGTAGCGGGTAGTAGCTGTGAGTTGGAGAATGACGCATATTGTCTTCTTCTCTATTTACATTTTTTAGTTTCTTTTGGTTTCGGGTTGTTGCTCTGATATGTAAAACTGGAACGAGATTTATTTTTGAATTGTGTTTTATTTTTCCGAGATTGATGGGACTATTTTCCCTCACGTTTGAGTATTGAACCATTTGTTTGGATTTATTCAATTAAACCTGTTGAGATTATCTGCTACGTATTTTTGAAAAAGTTTTGAGAAGCGTGTTGTGTTAACGAGATGTGTGACACCCTTAGTGCttaattatgtttgtttttatgattttaattaaATAAGAGTCATGGGGTTTCAGGGTGTTACataattggtatcagagcaggtcggtccatcCGACCAGGTTTTATGATGTTGTTCATTCTCTAGTATACAACGAATGTGTGAACATTATCGATACAATATTTCTTCTAATAGTTGTTTGCTGTTGTAACAGAAAAATGATTGGAAGAAATGATCGTTCAATCGCTGATGCCTTGGCAGCTTTGGCTCAGGTTTTGCAAGCTTAGCAGAATCCACTAGTTGAAGATGTTGAATTTTGTAGGTTGGATAGGTTTTAGAAAAATAAACCAACAATCTTCAAAGAAAGGCATGACCCTGAAGATGCTCAAGTTTGGTTGCAAGAGATCGATAAAATATTTCGAGTGATGGCTTGTGCGGACGCTCTGAAGGTTCTTTATGGTACTCATATGTTGTCAGAGGAAGCAGAGTACTGGTGGGATAATGCTAGACAAACATTTGAGGCTAATGGTATTGCGCTAACTTGGGCTATTTTTAGGGACACATTCTTGCAAAAATATTTCCCAGTTGATGTACGCAGCAAAAAGGAGATTAAATTCCTTGAAATTAAGTAAGGGAATATGATTGTTGCAGATTATGCTGCTAAGTTTGAGAAATTGTCTAGGTTATGGCCTTACTATAATGTGGTAGAAGTTGAAGTGTCCAAATGCATTAAGTTTGAGAATGGACTTCGCTTAGAGATCAAACATTTTATTGGGTATCAGGAAATTCGTCAGTTCTCCATGTTGGTGAACAAGTGTTGTATATATTATGAAGACAGACGTGCTAGATCTGATCACTACAAGAGTGTTAGTGGAAAGAAGAATGGAGACCAGAGTCGTGGCAAGCTGTATGCGACTCCAGTTGCTAAGGAGGATCATAAGACTCATCATAACACTGCAAGTGGGAAAGGAACAAGTGAGGGAGGTGCTCATACTCCTATTAAGTGTTTCAAGTGTGAAGAGTTAGGTCATCGTGCTTTAGAATGTACTGCTATGAAGTATTTCAAGTGTGAAGAGTTAGGTCATCGTGCTTTAGAATGTACTGCTGTAAAGTGTTTCAAGTGTAGGAAACAAGGACATCATGCTAATGAATGAAAGAGTGCAGTTATGACATGTTTCAATTATGGAGAGCAAGGTCATATCCGTACTCATTGCCAGAAGTCGAAGCAAGCTCAATCAAGTGGAAGAGTTTTTGCTTTGATTTGATTTGAGGTATGTGTTTCACAATGATATCTCTTTTGTTGCAATCACCATTGAGGGTGGCGTAATATATGGGTTAGAAAACCAGTTGAGGGAGTCTTAGCTAGTGATGTTTAGTAAAAGATTTTCTAGGGCAAAAATCCTTTTAAGTGGGGGAAAGTTGTAACACCCCAAGTTTAGTTAtctatttttaattgaatttatattagtttatttcatttaatttaattAGATATTATAAATATTAAGGAAATTAGATATATTTTAGAGTTTGGGAGCAAATAAAATTTTACTTAAAATTAAAGAGAATGAGGTGTTTTGAGTAAGGAGTTtaggatgtggtgagatttagTGAGAATAATGgaattattattttaattaagaTAGTTGAATTTATTTAAGtaattatataataatataattacGATATTGTTTGAGTTGgaataaaataattattttagaattttatttaattaattgaatAATAGAAATTAAATAGAAAACAGAGTTTCAGTGAGGGTGTGAGAAGAATTTTAGGGGTGAAAGAAGTAATTGAGACTTTTAGGTTAAATAAATAGACAAGCTGGATGAGATTTTGGAAAGATCGTGAATTTGTGGGAAAGAGTTAGCGGCTGAAAAATCTAAGGAGAGTGATCATTTGGAAATGGGCATAAACAAAATCCCAAACCCAAAATTTTCATCGATCGTTAAACTTTGAGGAAAAAGGGAGAAACTCCTATCTTTTTCCTTCTCCTCTTGTGTTTTGTGTTGTGATCATGGTTTATGGTCAAAACAGGTTTGAACAAAACCCTTTGGGTATCAATTGGTAGGTTTCCCTTATTTTCATGAGTACTTAtaaatttataatattatttCTATTGAATCTAATTTGATTTCCTTATTGTTGTATGATAATATGTGCTTGTGCCCTTGAGGTAAATTATAATAATTGAGTCTGTTGTAAATTATGATTTGCA encodes:
- the LOC127130088 gene encoding uncharacterized protein LOC127130088; its protein translation is MACADALKVLYGTHMLSEEAEYWWDNARQTFEANDYAAKFEKLSRLWPYYNVVEVEVSKCIKFENGLRLEIKHFIGYQEIRQFSMLVNKCCIYYEDRRARSDHYKSVSGKKNGDQSRGKLYATPVAKEDHKTHHNTASGKGTSEGGAHTPIKCFKCEELGHRALECTAMKYFKCEELGHRALECTAVKCFKCRKQGHHANE